The Candidatus Polarisedimenticolaceae bacterium genome segment CTTCTACTGTGTGCCCCGGTGGGGGATGATCGGGGCCGCGTGGACGACTCTGATCGCCTACGCGGTGCAACTCGTCGTCACCGTAGTCGTCTCCCAGCGCGTCTTCTCGATTCCCTTTGAGGTCCGGAGGATCCTCGGTTTCGCGGCGCTCGCGGCGATCGTCGCGGCGATCAGCGTCCTTCCGGACACCGGGCGGCCGTGGTTGGACGTCGTGCTCAAGACGACGATGTTCGCGGTATTTCCGGTGGCCGCCGTGGCGGGCGGGTGGTTCGACGACAGGGAACGGCGACAACTCGCCGGATTCGGTCGTACCGCACGCGCGATGCTGAGCGCGTCGACCCGCTCCTTCTGGCGGCGGAGGTCGAAGTGAAGCGCGTGCTCGTCGTCGCCTACCGCTTCCCCCCCCAGACGGGGGCGGGCTCGTTGCGGATCTCCAAGTTCGTCCGCTACCTCCCGGAGTTCGGCTGGACACCCGAGGTGGTCACCGTCCGCAACCCGCTCAACCAGCGGCGTGACGACACGCTGCTCGCGCAGCTACCGCGCGACTTGAAGGTGCACGGCGCCACAGGGTGGTACTGGAGGCGACTCGAGCAGCGCGCGTTGCGATGGGTCCGAGGACCGGCGAGTCCACCCGATCCGGCGGCCCTGGGGCGGTCCGATCCTCCGGATGTCGGTGGACGTTCGGCGGTCCGGCGTGGGCTCGCTCGCGCCTACGGCGCGTTGCGGGACCTCGTCGAGTTCCCCGACGCACACGTCGGATGGGTGCCTGCAGCGGCTTGGTGGAGCGCACGGGCGTGTCGGAGCCGGTCCTTCGACGCCATCTTCTGCTCCACGCCACCGCACTCCGCGCAACTCGCGGCGTATCTCGCCGCCCGGGCATCGGGCGTCCCCCTCGTCGTCGACCTTCGGGATCCGTGGGCCGACCTGTTCCACCTGACGCGTCGGCCCGTGCGACGTTTCGCGGTTCGCACCCTCGAGCGGCTGGTCTTCCGGTTGGCGGGAGCGGTCGTGCTCAACACCGAGGCCATGGCCGAGATGGTGCGTGCCCGCCATACGGGCCTGCCGCCCGACCGGTTCGTGGCGATTCCCAACGGGTTCGATAGTTCGGATTTCCCGGCGCGGGAGTCCGCCCCGCGTAGGGACGACGGCCGGAAGGTGGTGCTCCACGTCGGGGACGTCTATCACGGCCTGGGCGATCCGAGCGAGGTCCTTCGCGGCCTGGAGACGGTGGTCGCACGTCATCCGGCGCTGAGGGATCGGCTGATCCTGCGATTCATCGGCGGGGGGCCGATCCTACGAACCGGGCCGTACGGCCGGCTGTTCCAGGAGTCCCCCCTGCGGGACCGCATCGAGGTCCTCGATCACCAGCCCCACGCCGTCTGCGTGAAGGCGATGCTCGACGCTTCCGTCCTTTTCCTGGTTCAGAACTCGCCGGATACTCCGACGCAGGTGTCGTCGAAGCTCTACGAGTACCTCTACGCGCGTCGCCCGGTGCTCGCCGTCACGACGTCCGCCGCCACCCGCAGGGTGGTGGAAGAAACCGCTTGCGGCGTTGCGATTCCGCCCGGACGGCAGGATGAGGTGACGCGGGTGCTCGAATCGTTTCTGACCGACCCGGCTGCGTCACCTCATCCCAAGGACGATGCCGTGGGAGCCTATGAGCGCCGCGCGCTCACGCGGCGTCTCGCGACGATTCTCGACGCGGTGGCGAGCCGTGAGTTGACCTCGCGGCGGTCGAATTCGTAGACTCACGCGGGGCAAGGCGACGCTCGACGCCCTTCCCCCGGGGTGCATGGTTCCCATCAAGCTCGCCATCGTCGGCTGCGGCGCGATCACCGACCAGGGCCATCTGCCCGCGGCCCTTCGATCGCCGCTCATCGAGGTGACGGCGCTGGTCGACAACGACCTCGCCCGGGCGGAACTGCTCCGGCGCAAGTACGCGTGTTCCGCGGAGGTCTGCGACGACGTCGCTCGTGTCCTCTCGAAGGTGGACGGCGTGCTCGTCGCCACCCCGAATCACGCCCATGGCGACGTCGCGCGCCTGGTGCTCGAGAACGGCCTTCCCGTCTTGATCGAGAAGCCCATGACGACGTCCTACGCCGAGGCGCAGGCGTTGTGCGAGCTCGCCAGAAGGCGATCGACCTTCATTTCCGTCGGGTTCGTGACGCGCCAATACCCGGTGACGCGACTGTTCAAGCGGCTCCTGGACGAACGCTTCTTCGGACGCGTCGGGCGATTCCACGTCGAGTTCGGCACCGCGGGAGGCTGGGCACCGGTGTCGAACTACAACTTGGACAGGAAACTCTCCGGCGGAGGCGTCCTCGTCATCAACGGCACGCACGCGATCGATCGCCTGTTGTATTGGTTCGGGGAGCCGAAGTCGTTCACCTACGCGGACGACAGCTACGGGGGGGTGGAGGCGAACTGCAAAGCGGAACTCGACTACGGTGACGGACTTCGGGGTTCGTTCTTCTTCTCGAAGACGATCGCCCTGAAGAACCGTTTCGTCTTCGAGAGCGATCAGGCGATCGTCGAACTCGGCGCGAACGAAACGCGACAACTCACCGTGACGCGACGTGATCTGCCGGGCGTCCGGCTCCGCATCGACAGCCTCGGGGCGTCGGGGACCGACGACTACTTCCAGGAGCAGCTCAACGAGTTCGCCCGCGTCCTCCGCGACGGAGCTGCGCCTACCGTCGACGGCGAAGCCGGCGCGGCGAGCGTGCGGTGGTGCGAACGCTTCTACTCGGCCCGAACCCAGCTCGAGGAGCCTTGGGCCTGGTACCGGCACCTCAACAAGGAACGCCACCCGTGAGCCGGCGGATCGCCGTACTCGGCGCATCGGGGTTCGTGGGCTCCGCACTCTGCGAGCGGCTCTTCTTCGAGGGATCGGACGAGTTCGTGGCGGTCATCCACGGGAGCGGAAGGGCCGGTCGAATCGCACGGCTCGGGATCGAGCTCCGCGTCGCGGATCTCATGAAGCCCGACAGCATCCGGAAAGCGATTCAAGGCTGCGAGGTCGTCGTGAACTGCGCGATGGGCGACCACGACGCCATGACGCGGGGCTTCCGAAACCTCGTGCGTGCACTCCGGGACGTACGACCTTCGAAGTTCATCCATCTGAGCAGCATCCTGATCTACGGCGAGACCCCCCCCGCGGCCAGTGTCGACGAGGACGCGGAGCCGGACCCCGGACGAAACGAGTACGGCCAAACCAAACTCGCCCAGGACCGCCTGGTCCTCGGGCTCCACCGCGGCGGCGTACCCAGCTACATCCTGTGTCCCGGGAACATCACGGGCCCCTACTCTCCCTTCCTCCGCTCCCTCTGCGAGCGACTGGTCCAGGGTCCGCTCCCGCTCGTCGACGGAGGTCGGTATCCCAGCAACCTCATCCATGTCGACAATCTGGTCGAAGGGATCCTGGCTGCGATCCGATCGGGCCGCGGGGCCGGCGCGCGCTACTTCGTGAACGAGACCCGTCCCGTGCCGTGGCGTGAACTCCTCGAGGACCTTTGCGTCCGGATGGACGTCGCCCCCACCTTCGTCGAGGTGACTCGCGAGGCGGTCTTGGACAGGATCAACGCGCCACAGCGACGGGCCGGGCTCCGGGAGCACCTCAGGGTCGCTGCCTCGGACGAGTTCCGCCGCTCGATGAACCGTCTGCCCGTGGTCGCCGCCGCCAACCGTCTCGCCCTCGGCGTGTTTCGGAGACTCTCCATCGAGAACCAGGAGTCGTTGCGCAGGAGGCTGCGGTGGCCGGTCCAACTGGAAAAGCGCGGCACTTCGGCTCCGCTCGACGAGCGATTCGTCAAGGTGCAGATTCGGCAGCATTTTCACAGCCCGGCCCGGCTCGCGCAGACGCTCGGATGGCGGCCGCCGCTCACGTACGAGGAGGGTCTCGACGTGACGACGGCGTGGATGCGCTTCGCCGGAGTCGCGCCGATGGGTGGTCGGGGCGGTCGGGATCTCGCATGAGCCCGTGCGGTCGGCGTGGCGCCGCTAGAGTCTCCTCTTCGCCCCGCTCAACGGCGGCTGCCGGTCGAGCCGGAAGGCCCGGTCGGCTCCCGACAGCGGGAGCTTCACCTCGCGCCGTTCGATCGCGGAGACGTAGGCGGCTTGCAGGGCTTCGATCGACTCCAGCCCCTGGACGCTGTTGACCGCGATCTCCTTCGCGTCGAGGAGCACCTCGACCGCGTTTTCGATCACCTTGTCGTGATTCGACATCGAGCCCTTGTACGATCCGTAGTCGTTCGCCGGGTTGCCGGGTTCCAGCGTCGGGGACTCGAGGTCCCTGACGTTGCAGAACTCGAGGGTGTTGAGATATTCGCCGCCGACCTTGACGCTCCCCTCGGTTCCGAGGATCGTCATGCTTCCCTCGATGTTCTTCTCGTAGGCGTTGGTGGTGTACTGGAGCGAGCCGAGCGCGCCGCTTCGGAACCGCAACGTGACGAAGCCGGCGTCCTCCGTCTCCACGTAGGGGTGGGTGAGGTTGGCCATGATGGCCGAAACGCTGTGCACCGCCCCGCCGATCCAGATCATCAGGTCGAGGAAGTGGGAGCACTGCGTCATCAGGGCGCCGCCGTCGAGGTGCATGGTTCCTCGCCACGGCGACTCGTCGTAATAGGACTTCCTGCGGTTCCAGATGACGTTGCAGTTGATGAGGGTGATCTGCCCCAGCCGCTTGTGCCAAGCGAGGTCTTTCAGGAAGCGAATGGGCGGATTGTAGCGATTCTGCTTGACCAGGAGGAACCGCTTGCCGCTCCGCCGCTCGGCCTCGACGACCGCCTCGGCGTCCGCGACGGACATCGTCATCGGCTTTTCGCAAAGGACGTGTTTCCCACCGCCCAGCGCGGCGATCGACATCGCCGCGTGGAGTCCGCTGGGCGTGCAAACCGAAACGATGTCGACTTCCGGCCCGAGCGCGTCCTCGAATCGCTCCGTCGCCCGCCCGCCGAAGCGCTCGGCGACGGCGCGCGCCCGGTCGCCCTCGACATCGCACGCGACGGTCAACTCCGCCCTGGGGTTCTTGGCGATCTGCTCGGCGTGACGGGAACCGATCCGCCC includes the following:
- a CDS encoding glycosyltransferase: MKRVLVVAYRFPPQTGAGSLRISKFVRYLPEFGWTPEVVTVRNPLNQRRDDTLLAQLPRDLKVHGATGWYWRRLEQRALRWVRGPASPPDPAALGRSDPPDVGGRSAVRRGLARAYGALRDLVEFPDAHVGWVPAAAWWSARACRSRSFDAIFCSTPPHSAQLAAYLAARASGVPLVVDLRDPWADLFHLTRRPVRRFAVRTLERLVFRLAGAVVLNTEAMAEMVRARHTGLPPDRFVAIPNGFDSSDFPARESAPRRDDGRKVVLHVGDVYHGLGDPSEVLRGLETVVARHPALRDRLILRFIGGGPILRTGPYGRLFQESPLRDRIEVLDHQPHAVCVKAMLDASVLFLVQNSPDTPTQVSSKLYEYLYARRPVLAVTTSAATRRVVEETACGVAIPPGRQDEVTRVLESFLTDPAASPHPKDDAVGAYERRALTRRLATILDAVASRELTSRRSNS
- a CDS encoding Gfo/Idh/MocA family oxidoreductase, producing MVPIKLAIVGCGAITDQGHLPAALRSPLIEVTALVDNDLARAELLRRKYACSAEVCDDVARVLSKVDGVLVATPNHAHGDVARLVLENGLPVLIEKPMTTSYAEAQALCELARRRSTFISVGFVTRQYPVTRLFKRLLDERFFGRVGRFHVEFGTAGGWAPVSNYNLDRKLSGGGVLVINGTHAIDRLLYWFGEPKSFTYADDSYGGVEANCKAELDYGDGLRGSFFFSKTIALKNRFVFESDQAIVELGANETRQLTVTRRDLPGVRLRIDSLGASGTDDYFQEQLNEFARVLRDGAAPTVDGEAGAASVRWCERFYSARTQLEEPWAWYRHLNKERHP
- a CDS encoding NAD(P)-dependent oxidoreductase, with protein sequence MSRRIAVLGASGFVGSALCERLFFEGSDEFVAVIHGSGRAGRIARLGIELRVADLMKPDSIRKAIQGCEVVVNCAMGDHDAMTRGFRNLVRALRDVRPSKFIHLSSILIYGETPPAASVDEDAEPDPGRNEYGQTKLAQDRLVLGLHRGGVPSYILCPGNITGPYSPFLRSLCERLVQGPLPLVDGGRYPSNLIHVDNLVEGILAAIRSGRGAGARYFVNETRPVPWRELLEDLCVRMDVAPTFVEVTREAVLDRINAPQRRAGLREHLRVAASDEFRRSMNRLPVVAAANRLALGVFRRLSIENQESLRRRLRWPVQLEKRGTSAPLDERFVKVQIRQHFHSPARLAQTLGWRPPLTYEEGLDVTTAWMRFAGVAPMGGRGGRDLA
- a CDS encoding Gfo/Idh/MocA family oxidoreductase gives rise to the protein MNEAGNGGGNRKLRFGLVGCGRIGSRHAEQIAKNPRAELTVACDVEGDRARAVAERFGGRATERFEDALGPEVDIVSVCTPSGLHAAMSIAALGGGKHVLCEKPMTMSVADAEAVVEAERRSGKRFLLVKQNRYNPPIRFLKDLAWHKRLGQITLINCNVIWNRRKSYYDESPWRGTMHLDGGALMTQCSHFLDLMIWIGGAVHSVSAIMANLTHPYVETEDAGFVTLRFRSGALGSLQYTTNAYEKNIEGSMTILGTEGSVKVGGEYLNTLEFCNVRDLESPTLEPGNPANDYGSYKGSMSNHDKVIENAVEVLLDAKEIAVNSVQGLESIEALQAAYVSAIERREVKLPLSGADRAFRLDRQPPLSGAKRRL